A stretch of the Streptosporangium sp. NBC_01755 genome encodes the following:
- a CDS encoding acyl-CoA dehydrogenase, with protein MGHYKSNVRDLEFNLFEVFGRRDILGTGRYAELDEDVVRSLLDEVNRLATGVLADSFEEGDRKPPLFDPATGSVTMPEGFKKSFAAYRDAGWTNLSLPAELGGPGLPSSVSWALAEMVLGSNPAIWMYSSGPAFAHVLHVIGTEAQKRYAELAIENQWGATMVLTEPDAGSDVGAGRTKAVRQDDGTWHIEGVKRFITSAEHDLSDNIFHLVLARPEGHGPGTKGLSMFLVSKYHVDLETGELGERNGVYVTNVEKKMGLKVSTTCELTFGAKHPAVGTLIGEVHEGIKQMFMIIEHARMMVGTKAIATLSTGYLNALEYAKARVQGADLTRMADKSAPRVTITHHPDVRRELMLQKSYAEGMRALVLLTATYQDDVLIAEHEGRRDSHAEAMNDLLLPLVKGVGSERSYELLARSLQTLGGSGYLQEYPIEQYIRDAKIDSLYEGTTAIQGQDLFFRKVLRNQGAALGSLYGDLKAFAASEAGNGRLKEERKLLAEAADDVKSMADTMAGWAINSMETPKEVYKVGLNTTRFLLALGDVVIGWLLLRQAEVALAALGSAETGQGDQAFYTGKVAAASFFAQTVLPRLAAERRTLEATGQDLMELPEEAF; from the coding sequence ATGGGCCACTACAAGAGCAATGTCCGTGACCTGGAGTTCAACCTCTTCGAGGTGTTCGGGCGCCGGGACATCCTGGGCACCGGCCGCTACGCCGAACTGGACGAGGACGTGGTGCGGAGCCTCCTCGACGAGGTCAACCGCCTGGCCACCGGCGTGCTCGCCGACTCCTTCGAGGAGGGCGACCGCAAGCCGCCGCTCTTCGACCCCGCCACCGGCTCGGTGACGATGCCGGAGGGTTTCAAGAAGTCCTTCGCCGCCTACCGCGACGCCGGCTGGACCAACCTCAGCCTCCCCGCCGAGCTGGGTGGCCCCGGCCTGCCCAGCAGCGTGAGCTGGGCGCTGGCCGAGATGGTCCTCGGCTCGAACCCGGCCATCTGGATGTACTCCAGCGGCCCGGCCTTCGCCCACGTGCTCCACGTGATCGGCACCGAGGCCCAGAAGCGCTACGCCGAGCTGGCCATCGAGAACCAGTGGGGCGCCACCATGGTGCTCACCGAGCCGGACGCCGGCTCCGACGTGGGCGCGGGCCGCACAAAGGCCGTACGGCAGGACGACGGCACCTGGCACATCGAGGGCGTCAAGCGCTTCATCACCAGCGCCGAGCACGACCTGAGCGACAACATCTTCCACCTGGTGCTGGCCCGCCCCGAGGGGCACGGCCCCGGCACCAAGGGCCTGTCGATGTTCCTGGTCTCGAAGTACCACGTGGATCTGGAGACCGGCGAGCTCGGCGAGCGCAACGGCGTCTACGTCACCAACGTCGAGAAGAAGATGGGCCTGAAGGTCTCCACGACCTGCGAGCTCACCTTCGGCGCCAAGCACCCGGCCGTGGGCACGCTGATCGGCGAGGTCCACGAGGGCATCAAGCAGATGTTCATGATCATCGAGCACGCCCGGATGATGGTCGGCACCAAGGCGATCGCCACGCTCTCCACCGGCTACCTGAACGCCCTGGAGTACGCCAAGGCCCGGGTACAGGGCGCCGACCTGACCCGGATGGCCGACAAGTCGGCCCCGCGGGTGACCATCACCCACCACCCGGACGTGCGCCGGGAGCTGATGCTCCAGAAGTCGTACGCCGAGGGCATGCGGGCGCTGGTCCTGCTCACCGCCACCTACCAGGACGACGTGCTGATCGCCGAGCACGAGGGCCGCAGGGACAGCCACGCCGAGGCGATGAACGACCTGCTGCTCCCGCTGGTCAAGGGCGTCGGCTCGGAGCGTTCCTACGAGCTGCTCGCCCGCTCCCTGCAGACCCTGGGCGGCTCGGGCTACCTGCAGGAATACCCGATCGAGCAGTACATCAGGGATGCCAAGATCGATTCCCTCTACGAGGGCACCACCGCGATCCAGGGGCAGGACCTGTTCTTCCGCAAGGTCCTGCGCAACCAGGGCGCGGCCCTCGGCTCGCTCTACGGCGACCTGAAGGCCTTCGCCGCCTCCGAAGCCGGCAACGGGCGCCTGAAGGAGGAGCGCAAGCTTCTCGCCGAGGCCGCCGACGATGTCAAGTCCATGGCCGACACCATGGCCGGCTGGGCCATCAACTCGATGGAGACGCCGAAGGAGGTCTACAAGGTCGGCCTCAACACCACCCGGTTCCTGCTCGCCCTGGGCGACGTGGTGATCGGCTGGCTGCTGCTGCGCCAGGCCGAGGTGGCTCTGGCCGCGCTGGGCTCCGCCGAGACCGGGCAGGGCGACCAGGCCTTCTACACCGGCAAGGTCGCCGCGGCCTCGTTCTTCGCCCAGACCGTCCTGCCCCGCCTCGCCGCCGAGCGCCGCACGCTGGAGGCCACCGGCCAGGACCTGATGGAGCTGCCCGAAGAGGCCTTCTGA
- a CDS encoding NUDIX hydrolase encodes MDESEFLAGYDPRVYPAVAVTVDVVALTIRGGGLRVLLIRRGEQPHAGRWALPGGFIRPDEDLPQAAARELAEETGLSGLGDRVHIEQLASYGTPDRDPRMRVVSISYLAFAPDLPDPRAGTDAADAAWQPVDKLPELAFDHDRILAHGLERARGKLEYTPLATAFAGEKFTISELRGVYETVWGVPLHAGNFHRKILSVPGFVESTGETTESGGARGGPRAKLYRAGDARLLHPALLRPAGEEQIR; translated from the coding sequence ATGGATGAATCCGAGTTTCTGGCGGGTTACGACCCACGGGTGTACCCGGCGGTGGCGGTGACCGTCGACGTGGTGGCGCTCACCATTCGCGGGGGCGGGTTGCGCGTTCTGCTCATCAGGCGGGGCGAGCAACCCCATGCGGGGCGGTGGGCGCTGCCGGGGGGGTTCATCCGGCCAGACGAGGATCTTCCACAGGCCGCGGCGCGGGAGCTGGCGGAGGAGACGGGGCTCTCGGGCCTCGGGGACCGAGTCCACATCGAGCAGCTCGCCAGCTACGGGACGCCCGACCGTGATCCGCGGATGAGGGTCGTGTCGATCTCCTACCTGGCGTTCGCCCCCGACCTGCCCGACCCTCGGGCGGGCACGGACGCGGCGGACGCCGCCTGGCAGCCGGTCGACAAGCTGCCGGAGCTCGCGTTCGACCACGATCGCATCCTGGCGCACGGGCTGGAGCGGGCACGCGGCAAGTTGGAGTACACCCCGCTGGCCACCGCGTTCGCCGGCGAGAAGTTCACGATCTCCGAGCTGCGCGGTGTCTACGAGACGGTCTGGGGCGTGCCGCTGCACGCGGGCAACTTCCACCGCAAGATCCTGTCGGTGCCCGGTTTCGTGGAGAGCACCGGCGAGACCACCGAGAGCGGCGGGGCCAGGGGCGGTCCCCGGGCCAAGCTCTACCGGGCCGGCGACGCCCGGCTCCTGCACCCCGCCCTGCTACGGCCCGCCGGGGAGGAGCAGATCAGATGA
- a CDS encoding lipopolysaccharide kinase InaA family protein, with product MTTTAEAIALVTAARTPDDLFGGDLPHRAYRRLARLLHPDLSPGAEAAEAFARLAELWAARGAASGRATGRATETVITTGRGTYRIGSVFRRGASAVLYESGPDTLLKLPRSHADNDLMRREADALETIARDGDPLLLPYVPRLVDSFRHRCAGVERRANVISRAPGGFVSLDEVRRRRPVLDARDVAWIWRRLLVAVGAAHRAGVVHGAVFGHHVLVHPVDHGLVLVDWSQSVPLGTPITALVTRHRDDYPPEVPARKPATPATDIHLATRSVAALMGGHAPTPIRRFVRGSLMSPPGDAWRLLGELDDLLDDLYGPRKYRPLHL from the coding sequence ATGACCACCACGGCCGAGGCGATCGCGCTGGTGACCGCCGCCCGCACTCCCGACGACCTGTTCGGCGGGGACCTTCCGCACCGGGCGTACCGGAGGCTGGCGAGGCTGCTCCACCCCGACCTCTCGCCGGGAGCCGAGGCCGCCGAGGCGTTCGCCAGGCTGGCCGAGCTCTGGGCGGCCCGCGGCGCGGCCTCGGGGCGGGCCACGGGGCGGGCCACGGAGACGGTGATCACCACCGGGCGGGGGACCTACCGGATCGGGAGCGTCTTCCGGCGAGGCGCCTCGGCCGTGCTCTACGAGAGTGGCCCGGACACGCTGCTCAAGCTCCCGCGCAGCCACGCGGACAACGACCTCATGCGCCGCGAGGCGGACGCCCTGGAGACGATCGCGCGAGACGGCGACCCGCTGCTCCTGCCGTACGTGCCGCGTCTGGTGGATTCGTTCCGCCACCGCTGCGCCGGGGTCGAGCGGCGGGCCAACGTGATCAGCCGGGCGCCCGGCGGGTTCGTCAGCCTGGACGAGGTCAGGCGGCGGCGGCCGGTGCTCGACGCGAGAGACGTGGCGTGGATCTGGCGGCGGCTGCTGGTGGCCGTCGGCGCGGCCCACAGGGCAGGGGTCGTGCACGGCGCGGTGTTCGGGCACCACGTTCTCGTCCACCCGGTCGACCACGGCCTGGTGCTCGTCGACTGGAGCCAGTCGGTACCGCTCGGCACCCCGATCACCGCCCTGGTGACCAGGCACCGCGACGACTATCCGCCGGAGGTACCGGCCAGGAAACCCGCCACCCCCGCCACCGACATCCACCTCGCCACCCGCTCCGTGGCCGCCCTCATGGGCGGCCACGCCCCCACTCCGATCAGACGCTTCGTCCGGGGAAGCCTGATGAGCCCGCCGGGCGACGCGTGGCGGCTCCTGGGGGAACTCGACGACCTGCTCGACGACCTGTACGGGCCGAGGAAGTACCGGCCGCTGCACCTTTGA
- a CDS encoding adenylosuccinate synthetase: MREHMIVTDLGYGDAGKGTIIDWLCAREPIGAVVRFNGGGQAAHNVVLPDGRHHTFAQFGSGTLRGVPTHLSRFMVTDPLSLAREAAHLSELGVPDPFRLLTVDRDALLATPYHVAAGQARELARGDDRHGSCGMGVGETMAYALEHPELAPTVGDCEEPARLTRKLYALREALGVTGPPVEDCVAAYRAFAERVILVGSSFTTALLRRRPVIFEGAQGVLLDEWHGFHPYTTWSTTTFANALELLDGVPAVRLGVLRTYTPRHGPGPLVTEDAALTLPEAHNGNGPWQGPFRAGHFDAVAHRYALAVTGGADALALTHLDAPVSRMCVSYDIGELPVGAAGDLEGQARLTGRLSAARPRYADGIDDWPAAVAEALGVPVWLGSHGPTATDKVLLRGVTAPERV, translated from the coding sequence ATGCGCGAACACATGATCGTGACAGACCTCGGCTACGGCGACGCGGGCAAAGGCACGATCATCGACTGGCTCTGCGCCCGCGAGCCCATCGGGGCGGTGGTCAGATTCAACGGAGGCGGACAGGCGGCCCACAACGTCGTGCTGCCCGATGGACGGCACCACACGTTCGCGCAGTTCGGGTCGGGCACGCTGAGAGGCGTGCCCACCCACCTGTCCAGGTTCATGGTCACAGATCCGCTCTCGCTGGCCCGGGAGGCCGCCCACCTGAGCGAGCTGGGCGTTCCCGACCCGTTCCGCCTGCTCACCGTGGATCGGGACGCCCTGCTCGCCACGCCGTACCACGTGGCGGCGGGGCAGGCCAGGGAACTGGCACGCGGCGATGACCGGCACGGGTCGTGCGGGATGGGCGTCGGCGAGACCATGGCCTACGCCCTGGAGCACCCGGAGCTCGCGCCGACCGTGGGCGACTGCGAGGAACCGGCCCGGCTCACCCGCAAGCTGTACGCGCTCCGAGAGGCACTGGGGGTGACCGGGCCGCCCGTGGAGGACTGCGTCGCCGCCTACCGGGCGTTCGCCGAACGGGTGATCCTGGTCGGCTCCTCCTTCACGACCGCGCTGCTGCGCAGGCGGCCCGTGATCTTCGAGGGGGCGCAGGGCGTACTGCTCGACGAGTGGCACGGCTTTCACCCGTACACCACCTGGAGCACGACGACCTTCGCCAACGCGCTGGAGTTGCTCGACGGGGTGCCGGCCGTACGGCTGGGCGTGCTGCGGACCTATACCCCCAGGCACGGCCCGGGACCGCTGGTCACCGAGGACGCGGCGCTGACGCTGCCCGAGGCTCACAACGGGAACGGTCCCTGGCAGGGGCCCTTCCGCGCCGGTCACTTCGACGCGGTGGCCCACCGCTACGCGCTGGCGGTCACGGGCGGGGCCGACGCCCTCGCGCTCACCCACCTGGACGCGCCGGTCTCGCGGATGTGCGTGTCGTACGACATCGGCGAGCTGCCGGTGGGCGCGGCAGGCGACCTCGAAGGGCAGGCCAGGCTTACCGGGCGGCTGTCGGCTGCCCGGCCGCGTTACGCCGACGGGATCGACGACTGGCCCGCGGCGGTGGCCGAGGCCCTGGGGGTCCCGGTGTGGCTGGGGTCCCACGGGCCCACCGCCACCGACAAGGTCCTTCTCCGTGGTGTGACCGCACCCGAAAGGGTATGA
- a CDS encoding DUF6458 family protein, which produces MGVGVSIFFLTLGAILRFAIDPTVLGEAVHIDVIGLIFMIVGAVGVVLSIVLAPRRGNTSEDRLMHRENHPPES; this is translated from the coding sequence ATGGGTGTCGGGGTCAGCATCTTCTTTCTCACGCTTGGCGCCATCCTCCGCTTCGCCATCGACCCCACCGTCCTCGGCGAGGCCGTGCACATCGACGTGATCGGCCTGATCTTCATGATCGTCGGTGCCGTCGGAGTCGTGCTGAGCATTGTGCTGGCCCCCAGGCGCGGGAACACGTCCGAGGACCGCCTGATGCACCGCGAGAACCACCCGCCGGAGAGCTAG
- a CDS encoding IS1182 family transposase — translation MQGEWAGEPVGPDVWQTCRELIPAGSVFAFLAEHRQTLFPADMFTDMYPSANGRPSMPPQVLATVIVLQSLHGLSDFETVQELRCDLRWKAACGLGLYDTAFDPSLLTYFRRRLQRSADPNRLFTKVREVVAATGVLKGRQRRALDSTVLDDAVATQDTVTQLIAAIRRVIRDVPGAEPVAAQWCTAHDYTDPGKPKIAWNDQQARDTLVDALVTDALNLIAHVPGQPLGETAAGALGLLALVAGQDVEPADGSDGRWRIARRTAHDRIVSTVDPEARHIHKNRTRHQDGFRAHAAFEPEAGLFTEVALTAGSGADNHEAAVARSLLAGDDDALTVLGDTAYGTGDLRQTLQADGHTLVIKPPPLRQAVPGGFTTDDFQVDTQTGRVTCPAGHTKTLGRPLAGGNRQAQFKILCRTCPLRERCTTSKTGRTFNVHPHYDLLKTARQQAATSQRWQQEYRRWRPPVERAIAWLVAKGNRRVPYRGVLKNNIWLHNRAAALNLRRLINLGLTHTGGAWALNPATA, via the coding sequence GTGCAGGGTGAATGGGCTGGAGAACCGGTAGGGCCGGATGTGTGGCAGACCTGCCGGGAGCTGATCCCAGCCGGGAGCGTTTTCGCGTTCCTGGCCGAACATCGGCAGACGCTGTTCCCAGCAGACATGTTCACGGACATGTATCCCTCGGCGAACGGGCGGCCGAGCATGCCGCCGCAGGTGCTCGCCACAGTGATCGTCCTGCAGAGCCTGCACGGGCTGTCGGACTTCGAGACGGTTCAGGAACTGCGTTGTGACCTGAGGTGGAAGGCCGCCTGCGGCCTGGGTCTGTACGACACCGCGTTCGACCCGTCGCTGTTGACCTACTTCCGACGGCGCCTGCAGCGCTCGGCCGATCCGAACCGGCTGTTCACCAAGGTCAGGGAAGTCGTCGCGGCCACCGGCGTCCTCAAAGGCAGGCAGCGCCGGGCGTTGGACTCCACCGTGCTGGACGACGCGGTCGCCACCCAGGACACCGTCACCCAGCTCATCGCCGCGATCCGCCGGGTCATCCGCGACGTCCCCGGCGCCGAGCCGGTCGCCGCCCAGTGGTGCACCGCCCACGACTACACCGACCCCGGCAAGCCGAAGATCGCCTGGAACGACCAGCAGGCGCGGGACACACTGGTCGACGCCCTGGTCACCGACGCCCTTAATCTCATCGCTCACGTGCCCGGCCAACCGCTCGGCGAGACGGCGGCAGGCGCCCTCGGACTGCTGGCACTGGTCGCAGGACAAGACGTCGAGCCCGCCGACGGCTCCGACGGCCGATGGCGGATCGCCCGGCGCACCGCCCACGACCGCATCGTGTCCACGGTCGACCCCGAGGCCCGCCACATCCACAAGAACCGCACCCGCCACCAGGACGGCTTTCGCGCACATGCCGCGTTCGAGCCCGAGGCGGGGCTGTTCACCGAGGTCGCCCTCACCGCGGGCAGCGGCGCGGACAACCACGAGGCCGCCGTCGCCCGAAGCCTCCTCGCCGGCGACGACGATGCCCTGACGGTACTGGGCGACACCGCCTACGGCACCGGCGACCTGCGACAGACCCTCCAAGCCGACGGCCACACCCTGGTGATCAAGCCGCCGCCGCTACGCCAAGCCGTCCCCGGCGGCTTCACCACCGACGATTTCCAGGTCGACACCCAAACCGGCCGCGTCACCTGCCCGGCAGGCCACACCAAAACCCTCGGCCGCCCGCTGGCAGGTGGTAACCGCCAGGCCCAGTTCAAGATCCTGTGCCGCACCTGCCCACTGCGCGAACGCTGCACCACGTCCAAGACCGGACGCACCTTCAACGTCCACCCCCACTATGACCTCCTCAAAACCGCCCGGCAGCAGGCCGCCACCAGTCAGCGATGGCAGCAGGAGTACCGCCGCTGGCGACCACCCGTCGAACGCGCCATCGCCTGGCTGGTCGCCAAAGGCAACCGTCGCGTTCCCTACCGCGGCGTCCTCAAGAACAACATCTGGCTCCACAACCGCGCTGCCGCACTCAACCTCCGCCGCCTCATCAACCTCGGACTCACCCACACAGGCGGCGCCTGGGCACTGAACCCCGCCACTGCATAA
- a CDS encoding Dabb family protein: MFRHVVLFTWAQEATDEQRARVATELGKLPGAITEIRSYTLGADAGVNAGNHHFAVVADFDSVDDYLVYRDHPLHQAVITEHIKPIVASRAAIQFEV; the protein is encoded by the coding sequence ATGTTCCGGCATGTCGTGCTGTTCACCTGGGCACAAGAGGCCACCGACGAGCAGAGGGCCAGGGTCGCGACGGAGCTCGGCAAGCTGCCCGGAGCCATCACGGAGATCCGCTCCTACACTCTTGGCGCGGACGCGGGCGTGAACGCCGGCAACCACCACTTCGCGGTCGTCGCGGACTTCGACAGCGTCGACGACTACCTGGTCTATCGTGACCACCCGCTGCACCAGGCCGTGATCACCGAGCACATCAAGCCGATCGTGGCCTCGCGGGCGGCGATCCAGTTCGAGGTCTAG
- a CDS encoding ABC transporter ATP-binding protein: protein MRRPPPAPTVSIRRTFREFWPYTRGIRRLLVAGGVLAIVAAVCEVAAIGLFGFITDEVLSKQNLGAFWLPAAAWLGLAAVAGLVSFAGSYLTALGGERFLLRLRDRVFDHIQTLTPDFFDNRRLGDLMARLTDDIEAIEELVGSGLVKLFTTLASVVFFAGAALYIRWDLALLTFLLAPAFLLVSKVFAGRFRTVSARERLSNGIMNSVIEESLSNQSLVQSYNRQGTEAERLHTEGSTWLRANVAQAWLSSLYGPVVQVIETICLIAILGFGAWEISSGRLTIGGLLAFAAYLAYLYPAVQSLGQIALTVSEAAAGSDRVIEILRARPTVTDRDAPVHLGRGHGRIEFQEVGFTYPNRRRPTLRDLSFVVEPGELVVCTGPSGVGKSTLAKLLLRFYDPTTGRILLDGTDIRDLSRESLRDNITILQQENLLFSGTVRDNIAYGRPGADLDDIIRAAVMADVHDFVNTLPHRYDTPIGQRGRLMSGGQRQRIAIARAILRDAPVLVLDEPMTGLDTLTAERIMEPLKRLMAGRTTILITHDLRFIPEAAQKIVIEAVPRRSGQIRIKFAGCRRSVPRPV, encoded by the coding sequence GTGCGTCGCCCTCCCCCGGCGCCGACGGTCTCCATCCGCAGGACCTTCCGGGAGTTCTGGCCGTACACCCGCGGTATTCGCAGGCTGCTCGTGGCCGGTGGCGTGCTCGCCATCGTCGCGGCCGTCTGCGAGGTCGCCGCGATCGGCCTGTTCGGCTTCATCACGGACGAGGTGCTCAGCAAGCAGAACCTGGGGGCCTTCTGGCTTCCCGCGGCCGCCTGGCTTGGTCTCGCGGCCGTCGCGGGGCTGGTCTCCTTCGCGGGGTCCTACCTCACGGCCCTGGGCGGTGAGCGCTTCCTGCTGCGGTTGCGAGACAGGGTGTTCGACCACATCCAGACGCTCACGCCCGACTTCTTCGACAACCGCCGGCTGGGTGACCTGATGGCCAGGCTCACCGACGACATCGAGGCCATCGAGGAACTCGTCGGTTCGGGCCTGGTCAAGCTCTTCACCACACTCGCCAGCGTCGTCTTCTTCGCCGGTGCCGCCCTCTACATCCGGTGGGACCTGGCGTTGCTGACGTTCCTGCTGGCCCCGGCGTTCCTGCTGGTCTCCAAGGTCTTCGCGGGCAGGTTCAGGACCGTGTCGGCGCGTGAGCGGCTCAGCAACGGGATCATGAACAGCGTCATCGAGGAGAGCCTGTCCAACCAGTCGCTCGTCCAGTCCTACAACCGCCAGGGCACCGAGGCGGAGCGACTGCACACGGAGGGGAGCACCTGGCTGCGGGCCAATGTGGCTCAGGCGTGGCTCTCCTCCCTGTACGGGCCCGTCGTGCAGGTGATCGAGACCATCTGCCTGATCGCCATCCTCGGATTCGGCGCCTGGGAGATCTCCTCAGGACGTCTCACCATCGGCGGACTGCTCGCCTTCGCCGCCTACCTCGCCTACCTCTACCCGGCGGTGCAGAGTCTGGGGCAGATCGCCCTCACCGTCTCCGAGGCGGCGGCGGGCTCCGATCGGGTCATCGAGATCCTGCGGGCCCGGCCGACCGTCACCGACCGCGACGCCCCCGTCCACCTGGGACGCGGCCATGGCCGCATCGAGTTCCAGGAGGTCGGCTTCACCTATCCGAACAGGAGGAGGCCGACGTTGCGGGACCTGTCCTTCGTCGTCGAGCCGGGGGAGCTGGTCGTGTGCACCGGACCGAGCGGCGTGGGCAAGTCCACGCTCGCGAAGCTCCTGCTCCGCTTCTACGACCCCACCACCGGGCGCATCCTGCTCGACGGAACCGACATCCGGGACCTGTCGCGCGAGTCGCTCCGTGACAACATCACCATCCTGCAGCAGGAGAACCTGCTCTTCTCCGGGACCGTGCGCGACAACATCGCCTACGGTCGCCCCGGTGCGGACCTGGACGACATCATCCGAGCCGCCGTCATGGCGGACGTCCACGACTTCGTCAACACGCTTCCCCACCGGTACGACACGCCGATCGGGCAGCGTGGGCGGCTGATGTCGGGCGGGCAACGCCAGCGGATCGCCATCGCCAGGGCCATCCTGCGCGACGCCCCGGTGCTCGTCCTCGACGAGCCGATGACGGGGCTTGACACGCTCACCGCGGAACGGATCATGGAACCGCTCAAGCGGCTCATGGCCGGCCGCACGACCATCCTGATCACCCACGACCTCCGTTTCATCCCCGAGGCGGCCCAGAAGATCGTGATCGAAGCCGTGCCGCGGCGCTCCGGCCAGATAAGGATCAAATTCGCCGGGTGCCGCCGCTCCGTACCGCGCCCGGTGTGA
- a CDS encoding dihydrolipoamide acetyltransferase family protein, whose translation MKEFRLPDVGEGLTEAEIVRWHVKVGDPVKVNQTIVEIETAKAVVELPCPFEGVVAALMADEGETVDVGRPIISVDDGTGPGAPEAPVPVVERAEVPADDMVPAPPAETRQPVLVGYGVKPGAAKRRPRKPSSSGASPVGGSSGTLPAGASFTGTPAGARSPEVVPSGLKGAGTGPVSPPESVAVLAKPPVRKLARDLGVDLTALTGTGPHGSITRDDVQTALGAAPAGAQAPAVTREGEDEERIPVRGVRKATAQAMVASAFTAPHVTEFLQVDMTATMDAVRRLRDLPDFAEVKVSPLLLVAKAVLVAARRHPMINSAWDEARQEIVVKHRVNLGIAAATPRGLLVPNVKDAHLLPLPGLAGALGALAETARAGRTQPADMAGGTITITNVGVFGVDAGTPILNPGESAILAFGQVRDMPWVVDGQVVPRKVCTLAISFDHRVVDGEVGSLFLRDVGAMLEDPLRMLAWG comes from the coding sequence ATGAAAGAGTTCAGACTCCCCGACGTGGGAGAGGGACTGACCGAGGCGGAGATCGTCCGCTGGCACGTGAAGGTCGGAGACCCGGTCAAGGTCAATCAGACCATCGTGGAGATCGAGACCGCCAAGGCGGTCGTCGAGTTGCCCTGCCCGTTCGAGGGCGTCGTGGCGGCCCTGATGGCGGACGAGGGCGAGACCGTGGACGTCGGCAGGCCGATCATCTCGGTGGACGACGGCACCGGTCCCGGGGCTCCCGAGGCCCCCGTTCCCGTCGTGGAACGGGCCGAGGTACCGGCCGACGACATGGTGCCCGCACCACCGGCCGAGACGCGACAGCCGGTGCTGGTGGGCTACGGCGTCAAGCCGGGCGCGGCCAAGCGCCGCCCCCGCAAGCCGTCGTCGTCCGGCGCCTCTCCCGTCGGCGGCTCCTCCGGTACGCTTCCCGCGGGCGCTTCCTTCACCGGTACGCCTGCCGGGGCGCGGTCGCCCGAGGTGGTGCCGTCCGGCCTGAAGGGGGCCGGCACCGGCCCGGTCTCACCACCGGAGAGTGTCGCGGTCCTGGCGAAGCCTCCGGTGCGGAAGCTCGCCAGGGACCTGGGCGTCGACCTGACCGCCCTCACCGGGACCGGCCCGCACGGCTCGATCACCAGGGACGACGTCCAGACCGCACTCGGTGCCGCGCCGGCCGGGGCGCAGGCGCCGGCCGTGACGCGGGAGGGGGAGGACGAGGAGCGGATCCCGGTCAGGGGGGTGCGCAAGGCGACCGCGCAGGCCATGGTGGCCTCCGCGTTCACGGCGCCGCACGTGACGGAGTTCCTCCAGGTGGACATGACGGCGACCATGGACGCGGTCCGGCGCCTCCGGGACCTGCCCGACTTCGCCGAGGTCAAGGTCTCGCCGCTGCTCCTGGTCGCCAAGGCCGTGCTCGTCGCCGCCCGCCGTCATCCGATGATCAATTCTGCCTGGGACGAGGCCCGTCAGGAGATCGTGGTCAAGCACCGCGTCAATCTGGGCATCGCCGCGGCCACCCCGCGCGGCCTGCTCGTGCCCAACGTCAAGGACGCACACCTCCTGCCGCTACCCGGCCTGGCCGGCGCCCTCGGTGCCCTCGCCGAGACCGCCAGAGCGGGCCGCACCCAGCCCGCGGACATGGCCGGGGGCACGATCACGATCACCAACGTGGGTGTCTTCGGGGTGGACGCGGGCACCCCGATCCTCAACCCCGGCGAGTCGGCGATCCTGGCCTTCGGCCAGGTCAGGGATATGCCGTGGGTGGTGGACGGGCAGGTCGTGCCGCGTAAGGTCTGCACGCTCGCGATCTCGTTCGACCACCGGGTCGTGGACGGGGAGGTCGGCTCGCTGTTCCTGCGTGACGTCGGCGCCATGCTTGAGGACCCTCTCCGCATGCTCGCCTGGGGGTGA